The Brassica oleracea var. oleracea cultivar TO1000 chromosome C6, BOL, whole genome shotgun sequence genome includes a region encoding these proteins:
- the LOC106300310 gene encoding persulfide dioxygenase ETHE1 homolog, mitochondrial-like, producing MVVTRFSRLQHLLLLQPRFQQSRVLRRPLIRTPTLIRSVMGSSSSSSSKLLFRQLFEKESSTYTYLLADISHPDKPALLIDPVDKTVDRDLKLINELGLKLVYAMNTHVHADHVTGTGLLKTKVPGVKSVISKASGSKADKFVEHGERVSIGDLYLEVRATPGHTAGCVTYVTGEGADQPQPRMAFTGDAVLIRGCGRTDFQVHY from the exons ATGGTGGTGACACGTTTCTCACGGCTCCAGCATCTTCTCCTCCTTCAACCTAGATTTCAGCAATCTCGTGTTCTCCGTCGTCCTCTAATCAGAACTCCAACACTCATCAGATCAGTGATGGGTTCGTCTTCCTCTTCCTCCTCGAAGCTTCTCTTCCGTCAGCTCTTCGAGAAAGAGTCTTCGACTTATACGTATCTTCTCGCCGACATTTCCCATCCGGACAAACCTGCTCTG TTGATTGATCCTGTGGACAAAACTGTCGATAGAGATTTGAAGCTGATCAATGAGTTAGGATTGAAGCTTGTCTATGCTATGAACACTCATGTTCATGCCGATCATGTCACTGGGACTGGTCTTCTTAAG ACAAAGGTCCCAGGTGTGAAGTCCGTAATCTCAAAAGCAAGTGGTTCTAAAGCGGATAAGTTTGTTGAACATGGAGAGAGAGTATCTATTGGTGATTTATACCTCGAG GTCCGTGCTACACCTGGACATACAGCAGGATGTGTTACATATGTGACTGGAGAAGGAGCTGATCAGCCGCAACCAAGAATGGCTTTTACGGGCGATGCTGTACTGATCCGCGGTTGTGGGAGAACCGACTTTCAGGTACACTACTAA